One window of the Triticum dicoccoides isolate Atlit2015 ecotype Zavitan chromosome 3B, WEW_v2.0, whole genome shotgun sequence genome contains the following:
- the LOC119274925 gene encoding pollen-specific leucine-rich repeat extensin-like protein 2, giving the protein MNTSQFMDKQILGLAASAAPSPSLAGGGSGGSELLDLMGPDPQEESEDGLRRRHHHSANGTATDVLPSYDFQPMRTAAAAPAAAPPSWGSLDSNSKAASVSASASSPYNLKSAGILENRVPKNVNHEEDRSNFGLVTIADIDRTMKKYSDNLLYALEGVSSRLSQLEGRTHHLESSVDEFKLTIGNYNGSTDGKLRQLENMLREVQAGVQIMRDKQEIVEMQLHLAKLQIPKTETQSSENSGVGQADSRHQSVAPQQAGAPPQHQPQTFPALPAPNAPPPPPTLQSQPPAQFLGHSSSPSVPALPQEPYYTPSAQTTEAIHQQYQAPPVPQPQAPPAPQQQYQAPPVPQPQAPPAPPQQYQAPPVPQAHAPPAPPQQYQAPPVPQAQAPPAPPQQYQTPSQFSQYSQQPQPTNINPSSPLAPPAPQQTEYAPSHSYPPNVRTPSAYMPPPNESAPPFYGHNPSMYEPPAIRPNSGPPPSYGAPGYGPQGGSSFSESYGYTGSPSYRGNAGMKPTPFAPSGPSSGGSGNSYGTRLPTARILPQAEPVSSSPTAASGNRVALDDVVEKVATMGFSREQVRATVRRLTENGQNVDLNVVLDKLMNG; this is encoded by the exons atgaacacgtcgCAGTTCATGGACAAGCAGATCCTCggcctcgccgcctccgccgccccctccccctccctcgcggGCGGCGGGAGCGGGGGCTCGGAGCTCCTCGATCTGATGGGCCCCGACCCCCAGGAGGAGAGCGAGGACGGcctgcgccgccgccaccaccacagcGCCAACGGCACCGCCACCGACGTGCTGCCCAGCTACGACTTCCAGCCCATGCGCACCGCCgcggccgcccccgccgccgcgccgccctcgTGGGGTTCCCTCGACTCCAACTCCAAGGCCGCCTCGGTCTCCGCCTCCGCCTCGTCCCCATACAACCTCAAG AGTGCTGGTATATTGGAGAACCGTGTGCCGAAGAATGTTAATCATGAGGAAGACAGGAGTAACTTTGGACTGGTAACTATAGCAGATATTGATCGAACCATGAAGAAGTATTCTGATAACCTGTTGTATGCACTAGAAGGTGTAAGCTCAAGGCTTTCACAGCTGGAGGGTAGAACACACCATCTTGAAAGTTCTGTTGATGAGTTCAAGCTAACAATTGGCAACTATAATGGTAGCACTGATGGAAAACTGAGGCAACTTGAGAATATGTTGAGGGAG GTTCAAGCGGGTGTACAGATTATGCGTGACAAGCAGGAAATTGTTGAAATGCAGCTTCATCTTGCAAAGCTGCAGATACCCAAAACTGAGACCCAGTCATCAGAAAATAGTGGGGTTGGACAGGCAGACTCGCGGCACCAGTCAGTTGCTCCGCAGCAGGCAGGCGCTCCGCCGCAACATCAACCCCAAACTTTTCCTGCCCTTCCTGCTCCTAACGCGCCGCCTCCACCTCCAACACTTCAAAGTCAGCCTCCAGCACAGTTCCTAGGTCATTCATCGTCTCCCTCTGTACCAGCTTTACCACAGGAACCCTACTACACACCATCTGCCCAGACAACTGAAGCCATTCATCAGCAGTATCAAGCCCCTCCAGTTCCACAGCCGCAGGCGCCTCCAGCACCACAACAGCAGTATCAAGCCCCTCCAGTTCCACAGCCACAGGCGCCTCCAGCTCCACCACAGCAGTATCAAGCCCCTCCAGTTCCACAGGCACATGCACCTCCAGCTCCACCACAGCAGTATCAAGCCCCTCCAGTTCCACAGGCGCAGGCGCCTCCAGCTCCGCCACAACAGTATCAAACCCCGTCTCAGTTTTCTCAATATTCACAACAACCTCAGCCTACAAATATTAACCCTTCAAGTCCACTTGCACCTCCTGCACCCCAGCAGACAGAGTATGCGCCTTCTCATAGCTATCCACCAAATGTTCGCACTCCTTCAGCTTACATGCCGCCGCCAAATGAATCAGCCCCGCCCTTCTATGGACACAATCCTAGCATGTATGAACCTCCTGCAATCAGGCCCAACTCTGGGCCACCGCCATCCTATGGTGCCCCTGGGTATGGGCCACAGGGAGGAAGTAGCTTTTCTGAATCATATGGTTACACTGGATCTCCTTCTTACCGTGGGAATGCTGGAATGAAGCCCACTCCTTTTGCTCCCTCAGGACCATCCTCTGGGGGTAGCGGCAACAGCTACGGCACCAGGCTCCCCACAGCTCGGATACTACCACAAGCAGAGCCAGTCAGTTCCAGCCCAACCGCTGCATCGGGCAACAGGGTGGCCCTTGATGATGTGGTAGAGAAGGTTGCGACCATGGGGTTCTCAAGGGAGCAGGTGAGGGCAACTGTGCGGAGGCTGACCGAGAATGGGCAGAACGTCGACCTGAATGTGGTGCTCGACAAGCTGATGAACGGGTGA